The Chloroflexota bacterium genomic sequence GCTGGGCATCGACGCAGTTGGCCGCCAGGTTCAAAAGAAGTGGCCGGCCGAAGTCATCGTCGCCTACCCGGCCAACCATGCCAACCCTGGCACCCAGCCGGGCCGCGGCTACAGCCTGATTGGCGCCTTTGCCACCGGGCACGGTATGAAGGTCATGGCCGATAATCGTTTCACCCGGTTGGGGAATACGCGGCGAACGAATCACCAGGTCCATATTGAGGCTACCGACGACGGTGATCCGTGCGTTCATGCAAACAGGGTCCTTTCGGTGACGCAACGATGCTGAAAGAAGTTCATGACGTGGCACCCAGGCCAGTTGAATAGCAAGTATAACACATCGAATCGACGCTGCCCATCGAATTGTAACCATGTTTGTGAAGTTGGTCAACCCGCCGGGGCCCACGGGCATGCCTATCCCGGTTGAGGTTTCAAAGTGGCATTGCTCTCGTGTTGGCATCCGGACAGCCCCCCCGGCCCCCCCAGAGGGGGGTGATCTGACCTGGATTCCCCCCTTTGGGGGGTTAGGGGGGCCAAACACCCATGGAAAAAACTCGCTGTTGCGTCGCTCCCGCGGTCATCCTCGCGGACGCGGGGAACGCGGGAGTCCATCGAGGTCGCCCGTGACGATTGGTAGTCCTGGGCGTGGCAAGTTTCTAAGCACGCTCTCGCCGACAGGCGTGCACCACATTGTCATTGCGAGAAGGCCCCCCGGGCCGACGAAGCAATCTCAAGGTTTCTCCGGAAACCAACCTTTGTGACGCAACAATGCACGAGACTGCCACGTCGATCCAGGATACCATGGCCTTGCATCCGCCGGGGTTTCTATCAAAAAATTCACTTATTCATTGAGGAACTTCAAGTTTATATTGACTTTTCTTAATTCCTGTGTTAACCTTCTTTCTGTCGGGTAGAAACCAGTCACCACCCTGGAACCTTTTGCCGTTGGCAACGTATCACTCTTTGAACAGACGGAACCTCCCTGGAGCGTAACGACTCATGAGCGGTGATTTCAAACAGATGCGTCCCTTTTTCATCATCTGGGGCGGACAGGCCCTCTCCCTCCTGGGCAGCAGCCTGGTACAATTCTCTCTGGTCTGGTGGCTGACCGAATCAACCGGCTCGGCCACGGTGTTGGCGACGGCGACCATGGTCGCCATTCTGCCTGGCATTTTTATTGGCCCTCTCGCAGGTGCCCTGGTAGATCGCTGGAAACGTCGCTGGGTCATGCTGGTCGCCGATGCTATCGGCGCATTGGCTACCCTGGGGCTTGCCATCGTTGCCTGGCAGGGGCTCATGGAGCCGTGGCACGTGTATATCACCATGTTCGTCCGGGCGTTGGCCGGCGCCTTCCACTGGCCCGCTATGCAGGCATCCACCTCACTGATGGTGCCGGATAAGCATCTGTCCCGGGTTGCCGGCCTCAACCAGACCTTGCACGGCGCTATGAATATCGTCGCCCCACCCATGGGCGCTTTGTTACTCAGCCTGATGTCCATAGAGCGCATCATGATGATCGACGTCGCGACCGCCGCCTTCGCCATCGTGCCCTTACTTGTGATCGATGTGCCGCAACCGCCCAAAACAGAAGAGCCCCTTCCAGCAGACAAACCGTCGGTCCTGGCCGATGTCAAGATGGGCCTTCGTTACGTCTGGAGCTGGCCTGGCCTGATGATAATCATGGTCATGGCCATGGTCATCAATTTCACGGTCAATCCCGCCTTTACCCTGCTGCCCATTTTGGTTGTCGACAACTACGATGGCACCGCCTGGCACCTGGGCGGCATGGAGGCGGCCTTTGGCATCGGCGTGGTCCTGGGCGGCCTGGTCCTGGGTGCCTGGGGCGGATTCCGCAAGCGCGTCCATACTGCGCTTTTCGGCCTGATCGGCATGGGAGTCGGAATTACCATGCTGGGTGTTTTGCCGGCCGGCGCCTTCATTCTCGGCATGCTGGCGCTGTTTATCGCAGGAGTCATGAACCCCATCACCAACGGGCCCATCATGGCCTTGATGCAGGCCGAGGTGGCACCTGATATGCAGGGACGGGTCTTCACCCTGCTGGGCAGCGCCTCGATGGCCATGACACCCCTGAGT encodes the following:
- a CDS encoding MFS transporter, giving the protein MSGDFKQMRPFFIIWGGQALSLLGSSLVQFSLVWWLTESTGSATVLATATMVAILPGIFIGPLAGALVDRWKRRWVMLVADAIGALATLGLAIVAWQGLMEPWHVYITMFVRALAGAFHWPAMQASTSLMVPDKHLSRVAGLNQTLHGAMNIVAPPMGALLLSLMSIERIMMIDVATAAFAIVPLLVIDVPQPPKTEEPLPADKPSVLADVKMGLRYVWSWPGLMIIMVMAMVINFTVNPAFTLLPILVVDNYDGTAWHLGGMEAAFGIGVVLGGLVLGAWGGFRKRVHTALFGLIGMGVGITMLGVLPAGAFILGMLALFIAGVMNPITNGPIMALMQAEVAPDMQGRVFTLLGSASMAMTPLSLAVAGPIADAFGVQLWYLLGGLTCIIMGVGAFFIPALNTLETNPNGKGTDQDTAPAVGTSLPVAEDQAS